TGACGGCGTACTCGGGAGCGGAGAAGCCGACGGCACCAGCGTATCGGGTGATGGCGCCGGAGAGGACATCGTAAGAAGCCTCGGCACCAACAAGGAAACCGTCACGGCCGACAACGGTGTCGGCAGTGAAGGTGGGTCCCTAAAAGGTGCGTTAGTATCACTGTTGATGCTTTGAAAAGAGTAGGAACGCTTACCTTGAAGAGGTCGACGGTGGCACGAGTGTGCAAAGAAGGCTGCTTGTAGATGGCAGTCAAGATGGCAGACTTGGAGGCCTTCGCGGGGTTGAGGGTGGTAGCAAGGTCGAACTTCAAGCCCTTGGCAATCTGGTTCTCAAGCTCGAGTTGAGTTCGGAGAACGTTGGCAGTGGTCCAGCCCTGTTACAAGGAAAGGACAAACAAGTCAGCTCGCGctcttttttcttccttaCTGTAAAGTAAGTAGAACATTCCACGTACCTGGGTGAAGGTCAAGCCGTTCTTGAAGTCGACGTACTTGCCCTCGATGTCACCAGAGATGGCATCAGTCTTGGCATCCTTAGTACCGGCGACTTTGAAGGCGACGTTGGAAGGAGTAAGGGTCTTGACCTCGAGAGAAGTACCCTGGATGGGGTAGTCCTTGAGGAGGAGGTCGGAGGAGGACTTGCCGAGGTCCTGCAGAGGTGTGAGTGGTTCTGGTATTAATAAAGAGGAGTGGTGATACGTACTCGCCAGGAAGGAGGAACAGCTTGGGACATTGTTTATGGAtgtttgttgttgttgtgTTTGGAGAAAGTGTAATGGGCAAATGGGGAAGATGTTCTGGAGACGTGTGCGAGGAGTGCCGGCGAGTGTTCCATCATTCCATTCGTCATTCAGGGCTCACATAACCCCGCGGCTTCCAGTGTGGCGGACTCTTGACGTCTGATTACGTATACACCTCAAACGATGATGACATCGTCAACAATATTATTTCTTCCCATCCGTATGGTCTTGTGCTATGTACCCATTCGAATAGGGACACATCGCGACCATGGAGAACAGCAGCGTAGACAACGATGCTGCCAGTACCCGTACAAGGCCAGAAGCCCAGTGGTGAGGCCTATAAAGCTTGATTCCTCAGTCAAAGCTGACACTACACTCCCAGGAACCCTTCCACCGCTTCAACTTACTTAGCATCCTCAGCAGAGCAAGAGGTAGAGAATCACCCTTATCGCCAGCCTGGGCCTGCGCTACTCAACATTCAAAACCAAAACGTACATTCCTACACCCCTTACAACTCGGACACTTTTAACGTCGCTCGTTCACGCCGTAAATCCGTCTCTGCCGTCTCTTTAGGAGCGGACGACCAAAATGGCGAGAATGATCTCTTACAATCATCTTACAAAAGTAAGCGCCAAGCACGGGGATCATTCTCACTACCGTTCCATGGTGGAAGGCGGAGAATACAACCTACAGGATGGTTTCCCTCCTTACGGCGGGGTGGTCGTCCGTCGAAATACATGTCACTTCTCCTCCTTGTATCGGCATTAATCTATGCTATTATCCTCTGGCGGCGGATGTACGAGATTCAAATCGAATTTTCGATCTTTTCCAAGAAATGGGTTGCCTCCGAGATTGATTCTCTCGAACCTCTTCGCGACTGTTTCTCTCCGTCCCTTATTTCTCCAAAGTACAACCTCACGAAGCACCTTGCCCCTAGACGACATATGCTCTCCGCTGGTGTAAGCCTTAAACGGGGAATGTCATGCTATGATTTCGCTTCCACGATCCAACCTTTCCCAGACGCGCCTTTAGAGCATGTCTACTACCATACATACTGGCGAGCGGATTTACTCCCCTTCGGGGAGAGACAAACCGCAACGTTCCTCTCGTTCCTAGCTACACAGCCTCTTTCGCACTCAACCTTGATCCTCTGGACGAATGGCGCCAATGTGCTGCGTGCCAATCCGCATGTTGCGCCGTTCCTGAAAAGATGGGGCGAGTATATTCAAGTTCGTGAAGTAGATCTGAACGTTCTCACCGAAGGGACAGAGTTGGCCTCGATCTTGGGTAGCAGTGGAGAACAGAAAGGAATATTTGACGAGAGAGCATGGGTGGATGGGGATGCAGTGAGACTGTTGGTGCTTTGGAATTATGGAGGAATATGGATGGATATGGATCAGCTCTTGACGAGAgatcttcatcctctcaCGGAAGAGGAATGGGTTACCCAGTGGGATTGTTATGGTGAgttctcctcttccacaATCCTTCTTGAATCACTTTCAACTAACCTTTCGTTTTTCTTTTTAGACAAGCCATACTTCTCCTTAAATGGTGCTCTCATGCACTTCCAGCCTTTCTCCCCATACCTCTGTGAAGCATTCCACATTATGGCCTCTTCTCCCCTTCCTAAACCGAATACTTTTACCTGGGGTTCCCACCTCTACGCCAAGTTGCATCGACATCTGATAGCAGCGAACAAACGGCCATTCGCTGTACTCCCTTGGTGTTTCTCTGATCCAAGAAACTGTAGACTCGATAACCGATTTCCTGACCCGTTCGCGCCTGATCCACCTACATTTGCTGGTATCCCTTGGTCTTCCTCTCAAGGTGGTGGCCATGGAGGTAAGTCAGGTAGGGAACTTTTGGAAGAAAAATCATCACATGTCTACTCGATTCATCTCCATAACCAGTGGTCGAAGAGTTTCCCGACGGGTGGATGGGTCGAGAGATTGTTGGATGGGTATAAGGCGCAAGTGGAAAGGGTGGAGAGGTATGCCGAGGCTGCCGGACTGGTTAGGGATGGGAGAGTTGTGCTCGAATAAAGCATTGGGAAGGAAGACgggggaaagaaggggaggggaaggaaggaggggaggggagggaaaggaagCCATCCCGTGAAGTATACCATTTTTGTTGTACCAACTAGACACTTTCAAGTCTTCACTAGGCGGCATTCGATGCAGAAGACAAGCAGTTTCGGCCTTTCATATATAGAGTAACGCATAaactttttttttcgcAATCACAAAAACGGTAGTACGTATTCGTATTTTCGTAGTAGTCCCGCAGCCTACATGTGTCAGCAGTAGTAGTTGATATTGGTTGCTGGGAATCTCCTCTTCTATATAACGTAATTTTTATGAACTACATGAGATGTCATGACTTTCTGTTCTTTGCTCGGatggagaaagaagatggaatGCAGGTATGCAAAAAATGGTTCATAGATTTGTACTTTCGGGTCTATTTCTCTAGCATGGCTCATGGTTCATGGGTTATCTCTCTATTCGTACAATGTGAAAATCTCGACTATCCTTTCACCGACAGGTCCTCCCGCTTCCGCTTCTAAAGAGTGAACATACTCTACTTCTCTGCTCGACGGCGCTTTCGCCCGTGAGAATTTAAACTCCCAGATTGTTCTGTGACTGACCGGCGATGGACAGAGATCGTTTGAGGAAAAACTCGTCATGGGCGAATTTGGCGTATTTGGGCCGGGCGAGTGAGTTAAGCGCTACTTTGACATCTGTTTGGATATCATCTATGAGGGCATCTGTATCATTGTTTTTGTGGTGGCATTTCGGTGCGTTCGTTGTGAAGATGGGGAGAAAGGGTAGGAATAAGTCAAGAGTCGAGAGAGTAGtgagatggaaggaggCGAGAGCGGGTTGGAGAAAGGTGGATCAGGTCAGCTTCTGCTCTGCAAGGTCGCCCGGAGAGGCAACGAGAAGAAAGGGTGGTCGGACTAACCTTTAGAAACGTAGTCAAGTTCGGGTCTAATGTATCCAAGGATCACGATACTCATATGGTGTCCATAGAAATCAGCTTTAAAGGGGTGCATAATATGCACTTCCTACTCTCGGAGTAAGCACTTGGTATCTAATAGACGGCGTGACACCTCTTACCGCGGTAATTTTTTCGTTCTTAAAGTAAGGATTCCATCCAACACTCATCACCATCGGCCAAActttctcatcttccttaCTCCACCTCTGGGCGTGGTGTTCGGGAGGATAAGGCGC
This DNA window, taken from Cryptococcus gattii WM276 chromosome C, complete sequence, encodes the following:
- a CDS encoding voltage-dependent ion-selective channel, putative (Similar to TIGR gene model, INSD accession AAW42497.1), encoding MSQAVPPSWRDLGKSSSDLLLKDYPIQGTSLEVKTLTPSNVAFKVAGTKDAKTDAISGDIEGKYVDFKNGLTFTQGWTTANVLRTQLELENQIAKGLKFDLATTLNPAKASKSAILTAIYKQPSLHTRATVDLFKGPTFTADTVVGRDGFLVGAEASYDVLSGAITRYAGAVGFSAPEYAVTLHGLGNLSTFAASYYHKVSKDVEAAAKAVYDTKSTTGNVSLEVGAKTYLDNAAFVKAKINNAGVLSLGYTQALRPGVKASAGLAIDTTRLNEPTAGQAAHKVGASIVFNA
- a CDS encoding Hypothetical Protein (Similar to TIGR gene model, INSD accession AAW42499.1); amino-acid sequence: MENSSVDNDAASTRTRPEAQWNPSTASTYLASSAEQEVENHPYRQPGPALLNIQNQNVHSYTPYNSDTFNVARSRRKSVSAVSLGADDQNGENDLLQSSYKSKRQARGSFSLPFHGGRRRIQPTGWFPSLRRGGRPSKYMSLLLLVSALIYAIILWRRMYEIQIEFSIFSKKWVASEIDSLEPLRDCFSPSLISPKYNLTKHLAPRRHMLSAGVSLKRGMSCYDFASTIQPFPDAPLEHVYYHTYWRADLLPFGERQTATFLSFLATQPLSHSTLILWTNGANVLRANPHVAPFLKRWGEYIQVREVDLNVLTEGTELASILGSSGEQKGIFDERAWVDGDAVRLLVLWNYGGIWMDMDQLLTRDLHPLTEEEWVTQWDCYDKPYFSLNGALMHFQPFSPYLCEAFHIMASSPLPKPNTFTWGSHLYAKLHRHLIAANKRPFAVLPWCFSDPRNCRLDNRFPDPFAPDPPTFAGIPWSSSQGGGHGGKSGRELLEEKSSHVYSIHLHNQWSKSFPTGGWVERLLDGYKAQVERVERYAEAAGLVRDGRVVLE
- a CDS encoding riboflavin kinase, putative (Similar to TIGR gene model, INSD accession AAW42501.1), with translation MPPKAQMAPISRSNRPTIVGADEPEAPYPLRLEGTVTKGFGRGARYLGIPTANLPDESLGPLNDLGLTGIYYGFARVHHSLSTPLPSALPTPVVSKPSTPGPEGKKVESEAQLEVLPTITAPYPPEHHAQRWSKEDEKVWPMVMSVGWNPYFKNEKITAEVHIMHPFKADFYGHHMSIVILGYIRPELDYVSKDALIDDIQTDVKVALNSLARPKYAKFAHDEFFLKRSLSIAGQSQNNLGV